A single Lactuca sativa cultivar Salinas chromosome 8, Lsat_Salinas_v11, whole genome shotgun sequence DNA region contains:
- the LOC111896182 gene encoding uncharacterized protein LOC111896182, whose translation MANKKQVRLPTRKVILERQVVREELLHDLLEGGQCCDLIRTSENAFRRLCEILHTVGGLRRTQRMSVEEHVARFLHIVSNDLRTRFTSWMYRRSRSTTSRCFHRVLRSIIAIEGLYIQQPTCDVVPREIQESRRFYPFFKACIGAIDGTHVRVHMPNRDAPRYRGRKGYPTINVLAACTFDLKFTYVLTGWEGTASDSKIIKNAFTRDDKLLIPSGNLLNQCRYCLVDGGLPHTNKLMAPYRGVRYHLKKYSMRGPQNSKELFNLRHASLRNAIERAFGVLKRRFPIIRSTTKPFYSCETQSAIVLACCILHNFLLDEDRDINLEDEVMQEILNGPQEQDRCNSTETDEDNSRADQLRNSIANEMWANYLAHSNN comes from the exons ATGGCCAACAAAAAGCAGGTTAGGTTACCCACTAGAAAAGTTATTTTAGAAAGACAAGTTGTACGGGAAGAGTTGCTACACGATCTTTTAGAAGGTGGTCAATGTTGTGACCTTATTCGTACGAGTGAAAATGCTTTTAGGAGATTGTGTGAAATCTTACATACTGTAGGTGGTCTACGACGTACGCAACGCATGTCCGTTGAGGAACATGTTGCTAGATTTTTGCATATTGTAAGTAATGATTTGCGAACTCGGTTTACCTCGTGGATGTATCGTCGCTCTAGATCAACAACGAGTAGGTGCTTCCATAGAGTATTACGATCGATTATAGCAATAGAAGGTCTTTATATTCAGCAACCTACATGTGATGTTGTCCCGAGAGAAATTCAAGAAAGTAGGAGATTTTATCCTTTTTTCAAGGCTTGTATAGGGGCAATAGATGGAACACATGTTCGTGTCCATATGCCTAACAGAGATGCCCCTAGATACCGTGGTCGTAAGGGATACCCGACAATAAATGTATTAGCTGCTTGTACATTTGATTTGAAGTTTACGTATGTGTTAACGGGTTGGGAGGGTACTGCATCAGACTCGAAAATAATAAAGAACGCATTTACTAGAGATGATAAACTACTAATTCCATCAGGAAATTTATTAAACCAAT GTAGATATTGTTTAGTAGATGGGGGTTTGCCTCATACGAATAAACTAATGGCGCCATATAGAGGTGTTAGATATCATTTAAAAAAGTACTCCATGCGTGGTCCACAAAATTCTAAAGAGTTGTTTAATCTTCGTCATGCTTCCTTACGTAACGCCATTGAGCGAGCTTTTGGTGTCCTTAAAAGAAGGTTTCCTATCATTCGAAGTACAACGAAACCATTTTACTCTTGTGAAACACAGTCTGCCATAGTTTTGGCATGTTGTATTCTACACAACTTTTTATTAGATGAAGACCGCGACATAAATCTTGAAGATGAGGTGATGCAGGAGATCTTAAACGGACCACAAGAGCAAGATCGTTGTAATTCAACAGAAACAGATGAGGATAATAGTAGGGCAGATCAACTAAGGAATTCAATTGCAAATGAAATGTGGGCAAATTATTTGGCACATTCAAACAATTAA
- the LOC111896194 gene encoding uncharacterized protein LOC111896194: MTMSFNGFHRLYYIISIALLLQPPSAIAGDSILSRFQQYLQINTSHPSPNYHQAADFILSQAKSLSLESRTIEFVKNKPLILLKWPGKNPDLPSILLNSHTDVVPVEPHKWSHPPFDATIDPENGNIYARGSQDMKCVGLQYLEAIRKLKDSKFEPLRTIYVSFVPDEEIGGLDGAKRFANSKIFDEMNVGIVLDEGLASPEDKYRLFYAERRAMSLVIKATGAPGHGAKMYDNTAMENLLKSIESVRRFRASQFDLVKAGVKAEGEVISVNMVFLKAGTPSPTGFVMNLQPSEAQAGFDIRVPPIADHDQASLERRIAEEWAPASRNMTFEIRQFKQKDSGKPILTAYDSSNPWWTLIEEAIVKAKGKIGKPEIFPASTDARYFRMKGVHAIGFSPMANTPILLHDHNEFLNKEEYLKGIEVYESILKAFASFVEAKNGEDSLGDEL; this comes from the exons ATGACGATGAGCTTCAATGGATTCCATCGTCTCTATTACATCATCTCCATCGCACTTCTGTTACAACCACCATCCGCCATCGCCGGAGATTCAATCCTCTCCAGATTCCAACAATATCTTCAAATCAATACATCTCACCCATCACCCAACTACCATCAAGCTGCAGATTTCATCCTCTCCCAAGCTAAATCCCTCTCCCTCGAATCCCGCACCATTGAATTCGTCAAAAACAAACCCTTGATCCTTCTAAAATGGCCCGGCAAAAACCCCGACCTCCCTTCCATTCTTCTCAACTCCCACACCGACGTCGTCCCCGTCGAACCCCACAAATGGTCCCATCCTCCCTTCGACGCCACAATCGACCCTGAAAACGGCAACATCTACGCTAGAGGCTCACAGGATATGAAGTGCGTCGGTTTGCAGTATCTAGAAGCAATTCGGAAGCTCAAGGATTCGAAATTCGAGCCATTGAGGACAATCTATGTCTCGTTTGTTCCTGATGAGGAAATCGGTGGACTCGATGGGGCGAAGAGGTTTGCGAATTCGAAGATATTTGATGAGATGAACGTCGGGATTGTGTTGGATGAAGGATTGGCGTCGCCGGAGGATAAATACAGGTTGTTTTATGCGGAGAGACGTGCGATGTCGTTGGTGATAAAAGCTACCGGAGCCCCTGGGCATGGGGCTAAGATGTATGATAACACGGCAATGGAGAATTTATTGAAGAGTATCGAGAGTGTGAGGAGGTTCAGAGCATCTCAGTTTGATTTGGTGAAGGCAGGCGTCAAGGCTGAAGGCGAGGTCATCTCTGTAAACATGGTCTTCCTCAAAGCTGGAACTCCTTCTCCTACT ggtttcgtgatgaATTTACAGCCATCGGAAGCGCAAGCTGGTTTTGATATTCGAGTGCCACCAATTGCCGATCACGATCAAGCATCGTTGGAGAGACGAATTGCAGAAGAGTGGGCCCCAGCTTCACGAAACATGACATTTGAG ATTCGGCAGTTTAAGCAGAAGGATTCTGGGAAGCCAATTTTGACAGCCTATGACAGTTCAAATCCATGGTGGACTCTAATTGAAGAAGCCATAGTTAAAGCCAAGGGCAAAATTGGAAAACCAGAGATATTTCCTGCTTCAACCGATGCTCGATACTTCAGGATGAAGGGTGTTCATGCAATTGGGTTTTCTCCCATGGCAAACACTCCTATCCTTCTCCATGATCATAATGAG TTTTTGAACAAGGAAGAATACTTGAAAGGGATTGAGGTGTATGAGTCGATTCTCAAAGCTTTTGCATCTTTTGTTGAAGCTAAAAATGGGGAAGATTCTTTGGGAGATGAGTTATAA
- the LOC111896192 gene encoding uncharacterized protein LOC111896192, with protein MSFNGLFYFIAVALLLLTTSTIANDSILSRFQQYLQIDTAHPSPNYHKAADFIISQAKSLSLESRTIEFVKNKPLILLKWTGKNPDLPSILLNSHTDVVPVEPHKWSHPPFDAAIDHENGNIYARGSQDMKCVGLQYLEAIRKLKDAKFEPLRTIYLSFVPDEEIGGHDGAEKFANSEIFDEMNVGIVLDEGLASPEDYYRLFYAERCPMWLVIKATGAPGHGAKLYDNTAMENLLKSIESVRRFRASQLDMVKAGLKEEGEVVSVNMVFLKAGTPSPTGFVMNLQPSEAHAGFDIRVPPIADQASLERRIAEEWAPASRNMTFEYKQKVSVYGANGKPILTAYDSSNPWWSLIEEAIVKAKGKIGKPEIFPASTDARYFRMKGVPAIGFSPMANTPILLHDHNEFLNKEEYLKGIEVYESILKSFASFVEGKNGKDPLRDEL; from the exons ATGAGCTTCAATGGTCTCTTTTACTTCATCGCCGTCGCCCTTCTGCTACTAACCACATCCACCATCGCCAACGATTCAATCCTCTCAAGATTCCAACAGTACCTTCAAATCGACACAGCTCACCCATCACCCAACTACCACAAAGCCGCCGATTTCATTATCTCCCAAGCTAAATCCCTCTCCCTCGAATCCCGCACCATTGAATTCGTCAAAAACAAGCCTTTAATCCTTCTAAAATGGACTGGCAAAAACCCCGATCTCCCTTCCATTCTCCTCAACTCCCACACCGATGTCGTCCCCGTCGAACCCCACAAATGGTCCCACCCTCCATTCGATGCTGCAATCGATCATGAGAACGGAAACATCTACGCTAGAGGCTCACAGGATATGAAGTGCGTCGGGTTGCAGTATCTGGAAGCAATTCGGAAGCTCAAGGATGCGAAATTCGAGCCTCTTAGGACAATCTACCTCTCGTTTGTTCCCGATGAGGAAATCGGTGGACACGATGGAGCTGAGAAGTTTGCGAATTCGGAAATTTTTGATGAGATGAACGTTGGGATTGTGTTGGATGAAGGATTGGCGTCACCGGAGGATTATTATAGGCTGTTCTATGCAGAGAGGTGTCCGATGTGGTTGGTGATAAAAGCTACCGGAGCTCCTGGGCATGGGGCTAAGCTGTATGATAACACTGCGATGGAGAATTTGTTGAAGAGTATCGAGAGTGTGAGAAGATTCAGAGCATCTCAGCTTGATATGGTGAAGGCTGGCCTCAAGGAGGAAGGCGAGGTTGTCTCTGTGAACATGGTGTTTCTTAAAGCCGGAACCCCATCTCCTACT GGTTTTGTGATGAATCTGCAACCATCTGAAGCACATGCTGGTTTTGATATTCGGGTGCCACCAATTGCTGATCAAGCATCGTTGGAGAGACGAATTGCAGAAGAATGGGCCCCAGCTTCACGTAACATGACATTTGAG TATAAGCAGAAGGTTTCTGTGTATGGTGCAAATGGGAAGCCAATTTTGACAGCCTATGATAGTTCAAATCCATGGTGGTCTCTAATTGAAGAAGCCATAGTTAAAGCCAAGGGCAAAATTGGAAAACCAGAGATATTTCCAGCTTCAACTGATGCACGATACTTCAGGATGAAGGGTGTTCCTGCAATTGGATTTTCTCCCATGGCAAACACTCCTATCCTTCTTCATGACCATAATGAG TTTTTGAACAAAGAAGAATACTTGAAAGGGATTGAGGTGTATGAGTCAATTCTCAAATCTTTTGCATCTTTTGTTGAGGGTAAAAATGGGAAAGATCCTTTGAGAGATGAGCTATAA
- the LOC111896198 gene encoding putative late blight resistance protein homolog R1B-17, with amino-acid sequence MAYADVQMFMKKLKQLIYSNDIPIIKIPSIVREVPQFQMLYEELGSMIQTLFIHQDHGLENFEKVTSLRKRFKAVAEEAEDIVDLFLSTVHFGNYGYFPRSDVFHPSLNLEAVMRSIDSIKMEFMTMSIDNMKMEASQRPGTLQMQSAGTSRTKNSLRSKKVLEEIVVGIDRDAEIIRDKLAEDGKHLDVVSIVGMGGIGKSTLANKVFTDPFVVYHFHILGWVTVSQTYNKRDLLIQVLSSIDGQSELEKATDSQLHEKLHRSLYCKRYLIVIDDIWSTEAWDKLKLFFPDHNTGSRILLTSRLTEVAAHAKSHGLIHHLQHLTEEESWELLCVKVFQGDECPKWLIDPGKKIAKNCHGLPLSVVVMAGVLAKEPRSRDSWVEISCSVNSYIASDEKGCLETIALSYHHLPLHLRDCFLYLGGFLEDFRIYSPWSIWVWIAEGFIQEDGSRSLEKIANGYLVDLVDRNLLIVEKWDMMGDVLCCKVHDLVRQVCVEKGKKERFFLNIDSPPSNHLYEVMTTHKQRRVIINPEIDIMSLPSPPTPSIRSLLCNHVDTTLTDNISKFFYSFALLRVLDLKKCETIDFSPYLALLVHLRHLDIWLSSLPPSICNLWNLQTLIVRTSSSSMVLPSDISNLVNLRHLYCEADLYLPSIEKPMKLEYISNVVLGDGVDNFQKCFPRIKRLASTLYSDEENDFEVLYHLQFLALTGSGYSRRRSVERELLRGEQNLGKNHIIRFPAMLKQLTLERCGLPWSHMSIIQSLPNLEVLAIKGNGFDGTLWETGDEQFQRLKFLKLKKLNIKQWKASSINFPCLERLEVLNCIDLEEIPLELGDISTLERIHIENCGASLLVSLQKIRQEQDDVGNYELKIKVDGRYIPSYVPQHDD; translated from the coding sequence ATGGCGTATGCAGATGTGCAGATGTTCATGAAAAAGTTGAAGCAGCTCATATACTCCAACGATATTCCAATCATCAAAATACCATCAATTGTACGTGAAGTGCCTCAATTCCAAATGCTTTATGAAGAGCTTGGCTCCATGATCCAAACCCTTTTCATCCACCAAGACCATGgcctagaaaattttgaaaaagtcaCAAGTCTGAGGAAAAGATTTAAAGCTGTAGCAGAAGAAGCAGAAGATATCGTCGATCTCTTTCTATCCACTGTCCACTTTGGAAACTACGGCTATTTCCCTAGATCTGATGTCTTTCACCCGTCCCTGAACCTTGAAGCTGTTATGAGATCAATCGATTCTATCAAGATGGAATTCATGACTATGAGCATCGATAACATGAAGATGGAGGCTTCTCAGAGACCTGGCACACTGCAAATGCAATCTGCTGGAACTTCCCGCACTAAAAATTCACTCCGGTCGAAGAAAGTATTGGAAGAAATCGTTGTGGGGATTGATCGTGATGCTGAGATAATACGGGACAAGCTTGCTGAAGATGGAAAGCATCTGGATGTGGTCTCTATTGTTGGTATGGGTGGAATTGGTAAGTCAACCCTTGCTAACAAAGTGTTCACTGATCCTTTTGTTGTTTATCATTTTCATATCCTTGGATGGGTCACTGTTTCCCAAACATATAACAAGCGGGATCTGTTGATTCAAGTTCTGTCATCCATAGATGGTCAGTCAGAGCTTGAGAAAGCAACGGATTCTCAACTTCATGAAAAGCTGCACAGGAGCCTATACTGTAAGAGATATTTGATTGTCATAGATGATATCTGGAGTACAGAGGCATGGGATAAGTTGAAGTTGTTTTTCCCTGATCATAACACTGGAAGTCGAATTCTTCTTACTAGTCGCCTCACTGAAGTTGCTGCACATGCAAAATCACATGGACTAATTCATCATTTACAACATTTGACAGAAGAAGAAAGTTGGGAGTTGCTGTGTGTGAAGGTGTTCCAAGGAGACGAATGTCCCAAATGGTTAATTGATCCTGGAAAGAAAATTGCAAAAAACTGTCATGGATTGCCGCTGTCTGTGGTTGTGATGGCAGGAGTTCTAGCAAAAGAACCAAGGAGTAGAGATTCATGGGTAGAAATTTCTTGCAGTGTCAATTCGTACATTGCTAGTGATGAGAAAGGATGTCTGGAAACAATAGCATTAAGTTACCACCATCTGCCTCTTCACTTGAGAGACTGCTTTCTCTATCTGGGAGGGTTTCTAGAAGACTTCCGGATATATTCACCATGGTCGATTTGGGTATGGATTGCTGAGGGATTTATACAAGAAGATGGAAGTCGAAGCTTGGAGAAAATTGCTAATGGTTACCTGGTGGATCTTGTTGACAGAAATCTTCTTATTGTAGAAAAATGGGATATGATGGGTGATGTCCTTTGTTGTAAAGTCCATGATCTTGTGAGGCAGGTATGTGTggaaaaaggaaaaaaagaaaGATTCTTCTTGAACATAGACTCACCACCATCTAATCATCTCTATGAGGTAATGACCACACATAAGCAACGCCGTGTGATCATAAATCCAGAAATTGACATTATGAGTTTGCCTAGTCCGCCCACCCCAAGTATTCGATCGCTTTTGTGCAATCATGTGGACACAACCTTAACTGACAATATCTCAAAGTTTTTCTATTCCTTTGCACTTCTTAGGGTGTTAGATCTAAAAAAATGTGAAACGATTGATTTTTCCCCCTATTTAGCATTATTAGTTCACTTAAGGCACCTTGACATTTGGCTGTCATCATTACCACCATCAATATGCAATTTATGGAACCTTCAAACCCTCATTGTTAGAACAAGTTCTAGTTCTATGGTTTTACCTAGTGacatatcaaatttggtgaatctGAGGCATTTATACTGTGAAGCAGATCTTTATCTTCCTTCTATTGAAAAACCGATGAAATTGGAATATATTTCAAATGTGGTGTTGGGAGATGGGGTAGATAATTTTCAGAAATGTTTTCCTAGGATCAAGAGACTTGCATCTACTCTTTACTCTGACGAGGAAAATGACTTTGAAGTACTCTATCACCTTCAATTCTTGGCGTTAACTGGGTCGGGCTACAGCAGAAGGAGATCAGTTGAGCGAGAACTTCTCAGAGGTGAACAAAACTTGGGAAAGAATCACATTATTAGGTTCCCTGCAATGCTGAAACAACTTACACTTGAAAGGTGTGGTCTACCGTGGAGCCACATGTCGATCATTCAATCATTGCCTAATCTTGAGGTTCTTGCAATAAAAGGCAATGGATTTGATGGAACCCTTTGGGAAACAGGTGATGAGCAGTTTCAACGACTAAAATTCTTGAAACTTAAAAAGTTAAATATCAAACAATGGAAAGCCTCAAGTATCAACTTTCCATGTCTCGAACGATTAGAGGTGCTGAATtgcattgatcttgaagagatacCCCTTGAATTAGGGGACATCTCAACgcttgaacgtattcacattgaGAATTGTGGTGCTTCTCTTCTCGTATCCCTTCAAAAAATACGACAGGAGCAAGATGATGTGGGAAACTATGAACTGAAGATCAAAGTTGATGGAAGGTATATACCTTCTTATGTACCACAGCATGACGACTAA